In Pseudoxanthomonas sp. SE1, the genomic stretch CGGCTTGGTCGCGGATCAGACCGTACAGCACGTCCACGATGTCCTGCACCGTGCGCACCGACTTGAAGGCATCCGGTTGCAGGCTGCGCCCCAGCAGCGGCTTGAGCTGCACGATCAGGTCCACCGCATCGATG encodes the following:
- a CDS encoding acyl carrier protein; its protein translation is MTKNELFDRIVTILHDSFEIEPARITPEARLYDDLDIDSIDAVDLIVQLKPLLGRSLQPDAFKSVRTVQDIVDVLYGLIRDQAA